From Bdellovibrio svalbardensis, one genomic window encodes:
- the kdpA gene encoding potassium-transporting ATPase subunit KdpA, whose amino-acid sequence MALTSVDLLQIFAVLGIVTVMTPLLGSYMFKVFAGQKNWLIRLFRPVERITYACSGVQENHEMDWKEYTKSLLIFNLIGFVFLMALQMLQAGLPLNPEKFGNVSWHLAFNTAVSFVTNTNWQAYSGENTMSYLTQMLGLGVQNFVSAATGFAVMLAFARGFSRKQTTALGNFWVDLTRSTVHVLLPFSIVLAVVLVGQGVVQNFSSYSHAKTVEGVEQVIPQGPAASQIAIKQLGSNGGGFFGVNSAHPFENPTPLANFLEMVSLILLAAGCTYLFGLMVGSRRQGMVLFGTMMALMVVMLSLSLWSEYSLGTMEGKETRLGVVNTVIWSVFTTSASNGSVNGMISSMSPISGGIAMLNMMLGEVIFGGVGAGMYGMLLFVILTVFLCGLMVGRTPEYLGKKIEAREITWVIIGILAPCAAILIGSALSVALPAGLAGLGHQGPHGLSEILYAFTSGAGNNGSAFGSLTVNTPYYNVMIGLAMLIGRFFIIIPVMVVAGSFVQKKISPPSVGTFQTDSVLFAGLLAAVIIIVGALTFFPALSLGPILEHLMLVVK is encoded by the coding sequence ATGGCACTTACTTCGGTTGATCTTCTCCAGATCTTTGCAGTGTTGGGAATCGTTACAGTAATGACCCCTTTGCTTGGTTCTTATATGTTTAAAGTTTTTGCTGGGCAAAAGAATTGGCTCATCCGTTTGTTCCGGCCTGTCGAGCGAATAACTTATGCTTGTTCTGGTGTTCAAGAAAATCACGAAATGGATTGGAAAGAGTATACCAAATCTCTTTTGATCTTTAACCTGATTGGCTTTGTATTTCTAATGGCGTTGCAGATGCTTCAAGCGGGCTTGCCTTTGAACCCTGAAAAGTTCGGGAATGTGTCCTGGCATCTGGCGTTTAATACCGCTGTGAGCTTTGTGACGAATACCAACTGGCAAGCTTACTCGGGTGAGAACACCATGAGTTACCTGACTCAAATGTTGGGTTTGGGGGTTCAGAACTTTGTCAGTGCGGCTACAGGCTTTGCGGTTATGTTGGCCTTTGCTCGAGGGTTCTCTAGAAAACAAACCACAGCTCTTGGAAATTTTTGGGTCGATCTTACGCGCAGTACGGTGCATGTGTTGCTGCCTTTTTCAATTGTCCTTGCTGTTGTGTTGGTAGGCCAAGGAGTTGTTCAGAATTTTTCCTCTTATAGCCATGCGAAAACTGTTGAGGGTGTTGAGCAAGTTATTCCACAAGGTCCAGCGGCTTCGCAGATTGCGATTAAGCAACTGGGATCAAATGGCGGTGGGTTCTTTGGTGTGAACAGTGCTCATCCATTTGAGAATCCGACTCCTCTTGCGAATTTTTTAGAGATGGTGAGTTTGATCCTTCTAGCAGCTGGTTGCACTTATTTGTTTGGATTGATGGTGGGGTCTCGTCGGCAAGGGATGGTTCTGTTTGGAACTATGATGGCCTTGATGGTGGTGATGCTATCGCTGTCACTGTGGTCAGAGTACAGTCTCGGAACTATGGAAGGTAAGGAAACCCGTTTGGGGGTTGTTAATACCGTGATTTGGTCGGTCTTTACAACTTCGGCTTCCAACGGTTCTGTGAATGGGATGATCTCTAGCATGTCACCTATTTCGGGCGGGATTGCGATGCTCAATATGATGTTGGGCGAAGTGATCTTTGGCGGTGTTGGTGCAGGTATGTACGGAATGTTGTTGTTCGTGATTCTGACAGTCTTCTTGTGCGGACTGATGGTTGGTCGAACTCCTGAATATTTAGGTAAAAAAATTGAAGCTCGTGAAATCACCTGGGTGATTATCGGGATCTTGGCTCCTTGTGCGGCGATTCTGATTGGGAGTGCCCTCTCAGTTGCCTTGCCCGCAGGTCTGGCCGGCTTAGGGCATCAAGGTCCGCATGGCTTGTCTGAGATCCTGTATGCCTTCACTTCCGGTGCGGGAAATAACGGGAGTGCCTTCGGAAGTCTGACTGTGAATACTCCATACTATAATGTGATGATCGGTTTGGCGATGTTGATCGGACGATTCTTTATCATTATTCCAGTCATGGTCGTTGCCGGAAGTTTCGTGCAGAAAAAAATCTCTCCGCCGTCAGTGGGAACTTTCCAAACGGATTCTGTTTTGTTTGCTGGTCTTCTGGCGGCAGTGATTATCATTGTGGGAGCCCTGACATTCTTCCCAGCGCTTTCATTGGGGCCAATTCTAGAGCATCTAATGCTTGTTGTGAAATAA
- the kdpB gene encoding potassium-transporting ATPase subunit KdpB has protein sequence MKTSFLDKKLLSDAVKASFVKLNPKVQWGNPVMFVTWLGALVVTLITINLIATGASFSFELQIALWLWFTVLFANFSEALAEGRGKAQAESLRKTRSSSMARLLKNSVETSINALDLRKGDAVVCETGDVIPGDGEVVDGIATVDESAITGESAPVIRESGGDRSAVTGGTRVISDKIIVRITADPGHSFLDRMISLVEGSKRQKTPNEIALGILLIALTVVFLLGVVTLKYFAEFSAKAANQDLSQIVTVPVLIALLVCLIPTTIGGLLSAIGISGMDRLVRKNVIAKSGRAVEAAGDIDVLMLDKTGTITLGNRMASAFYPAPNVTEQALAEASQLASLSDETPEGRSIVILAKQKFAMRAERLEPHLAEFVHFTAQTRMSGVNIKEKDGVRVLRKGAGDSIEKYIIGLGGVYPQQVRESVENVARKGGTPLVVTDGAQVLGVIYLKDIVKGGIKERFAELRKMGIRTVMVTGDNPLTAAAIAAEAGVDDYIAQATPEMKLARIREEQGRGQLVAMTGDGTNDAPALAQADVGVAMNTGTQAAREAGNMVDLDSNPTKLIEIVETGKQLLMTRGALTTFSVSNDVAKYFAIIPAMFATLYATQGSTGPLGKLNIMGLHSPQSAVLSAVIFNALIIILLVPLALRGVEYKPLGANAILKRNILNFGVGGLIAPFIGIKLIDVIIVAIGVA, from the coding sequence ATGAAGACTTCGTTTTTAGATAAAAAACTTTTAAGTGATGCGGTGAAAGCTAGTTTTGTTAAATTGAATCCCAAGGTTCAATGGGGCAATCCCGTTATGTTTGTGACCTGGCTGGGTGCGCTTGTTGTTACACTGATTACCATTAATTTGATTGCAACAGGTGCGAGCTTTTCTTTCGAACTGCAGATCGCTCTTTGGTTATGGTTCACTGTTTTGTTTGCCAACTTCTCTGAGGCTTTGGCAGAGGGACGTGGCAAGGCTCAGGCGGAAAGCTTGAGAAAAACCCGCTCCAGCAGCATGGCCAGACTTCTTAAGAATTCGGTAGAGACTAGCATCAATGCCTTGGATCTTAGAAAAGGTGATGCGGTTGTCTGCGAAACGGGAGATGTTATACCTGGTGACGGAGAGGTGGTCGATGGTATCGCGACCGTGGATGAGTCCGCTATCACGGGAGAATCTGCGCCTGTAATTCGTGAAAGCGGAGGTGATCGTAGTGCAGTCACCGGGGGAACCCGGGTGATCAGCGATAAGATTATCGTGCGCATTACCGCAGATCCTGGTCATAGTTTCTTGGATCGTATGATTTCCTTGGTTGAGGGATCAAAACGCCAAAAAACTCCGAATGAAATTGCTTTGGGAATTTTATTAATCGCCTTAACTGTAGTGTTCTTGTTGGGGGTGGTGACTTTAAAATATTTCGCTGAGTTTTCTGCAAAGGCAGCGAATCAGGACCTCTCGCAAATCGTCACAGTTCCGGTGTTGATTGCTTTGTTAGTTTGTTTGATTCCGACAACCATTGGTGGATTGCTGAGTGCGATTGGTATCAGTGGTATGGACCGTCTGGTGCGCAAGAATGTCATAGCAAAAAGCGGACGCGCGGTTGAAGCGGCCGGGGATATCGACGTTTTGATGTTGGATAAGACGGGGACTATTACTTTGGGAAATCGTATGGCCAGTGCATTTTATCCGGCTCCGAATGTGACGGAGCAGGCCTTGGCGGAAGCTTCTCAGTTAGCTTCATTAAGCGATGAAACACCAGAGGGGCGTTCTATTGTTATTTTGGCAAAGCAAAAGTTTGCTATGCGAGCCGAGAGACTAGAGCCGCACTTGGCGGAGTTTGTTCATTTTACGGCGCAAACTCGTATGAGCGGTGTGAATATTAAGGAAAAGGATGGAGTGCGCGTCCTACGAAAAGGTGCTGGCGATTCCATCGAAAAATACATCATTGGCTTGGGAGGTGTGTATCCTCAGCAAGTTCGTGAGTCGGTAGAAAATGTGGCGCGCAAAGGAGGAACTCCTTTGGTCGTGACTGATGGTGCGCAGGTTTTGGGCGTAATTTACCTTAAAGACATTGTTAAGGGCGGTATCAAAGAACGTTTTGCCGAGCTGAGGAAAATGGGAATTCGTACGGTCATGGTCACCGGTGATAACCCATTGACGGCTGCAGCGATTGCCGCTGAGGCCGGTGTTGATGATTATATTGCTCAAGCAACTCCTGAAATGAAGCTTGCCCGCATTCGTGAGGAACAAGGGAGAGGTCAGTTGGTGGCTATGACGGGCGATGGAACCAACGATGCTCCGGCGCTGGCGCAAGCTGATGTTGGTGTTGCGATGAATACCGGGACTCAAGCGGCTCGCGAAGCCGGCAATATGGTTGATCTTGATTCTAATCCCACCAAGTTGATTGAAATTGTAGAGACGGGGAAACAGCTTCTAATGACTCGAGGAGCTCTGACAACCTTTAGCGTTTCTAACGACGTTGCAAAATATTTTGCGATTATTCCTGCGATGTTTGCGACTCTTTATGCCACTCAAGGCAGTACTGGTCCGTTGGGGAAACTCAATATTATGGGACTTCATTCGCCTCAAAGTGCCGTGCTCAGCGCAGTGATCTTTAATGCATTGATAATTATTTTGTTGGTGCCGTTGGCTCTTCGTGGAGTTGAGTATAAGCCCTTGGGAGCGAATGCGATTTTAAAACGTAATATCTTAAACTTCGGCGTGGGCGGTCTGATTGCTCCGTTTATTGGCATTAAGCTGATTGACGTTATTATTGTGGCGATTGGAGTTGCGTAA
- a CDS encoding sensor histidine kinase encodes MNEDYRPDPDRLLEGIQKHEDALAKGHLRVFFGMCPGVGKTFAMLKAAQEQLLQGSDLIVGVVETHGRRETEELLLGMEVVPRKETLYRGALVQEMDIDAILARKPGIVLVDELAHTNAPESRHPKRYQDVIELLDAGINVYTTINVQHIESRADLVQQITGVRVLERVPDSLIDRAQQIELIDISAQNLIKRLKEGKVYQGDRAARAEENFFKETHLLALRELSLRYTAERVDQDLQDSMIVQRVEGPWNTQERLLVAVSHSPYSARLIRATRRKAYNLESPWIALYVDSGIQLERDDQAMLAKNLNLARELGGEVVSVKDANVAEALQRFAHERNVTQIIMGRPERNWWSFLWNRGSLLDQLVQKTSAVDIHVIRQDQEAEKKTESSKRRWQFPGVYAPGAIYWNTFWFIAGVSFVSQLLVSYIGYRSVGFIYLLCILVMGFIATLGPVLFAACLSSLVWNFLFIPPLFTFAISAPEDVMMVLAYFFVALMGGMLTSKIRSRDRDLVKRDEYNRALYELVKEMAASLTVTEACFSAEQNLEAMLNGKIKVILTDSEGKLVRKTYNSAKLDEKDLALALWSFENKKKAGWKTDTLAESRCLSLPLKGKENLVGILLFYPRKSEVLTLDQENLLETIVVQLAMVVERLGLQEKLQSIKIFEASERLHQALLNSVSHELRTPLTAIIGSASALQDEQVSAQASVRKQLVQALMESSHRLDQVVENLLDMSRLNSGVLTPKKEWIDLVDVIEGVARKAQHAVTAHHLKIVTKIDECLIQVDERLMEHVLLNLITNAARYSAPGTNILVQLEREGRRVIVRVVDEGPGIPVGNIGKIFEAFYRVPGSPAGGVGLGLAIVKAFVEAHKGRVYAGNRTDRSGAEFVVELPYEEPPRQLLEGR; translated from the coding sequence ATGAATGAAGACTACCGACCGGATCCCGATAGATTGTTAGAAGGAATTCAGAAACACGAAGATGCTCTTGCGAAAGGGCATCTTCGTGTTTTTTTTGGCATGTGTCCGGGGGTTGGTAAGACGTTTGCGATGCTAAAGGCTGCCCAAGAGCAGCTTCTTCAAGGAAGCGATCTTATCGTGGGAGTTGTTGAAACCCATGGACGTCGCGAGACGGAAGAGTTGCTTTTGGGGATGGAAGTTGTTCCGCGCAAAGAGACTTTATACCGGGGCGCTCTTGTCCAAGAAATGGATATTGATGCCATTCTGGCGCGCAAGCCGGGAATTGTCTTGGTCGATGAACTCGCGCATACGAATGCGCCGGAATCAAGGCATCCCAAGCGCTATCAAGATGTCATTGAACTTCTTGATGCAGGTATCAACGTTTATACCACTATCAACGTTCAACATATTGAAAGTCGCGCCGATTTGGTTCAGCAAATCACGGGTGTGCGGGTCTTGGAGCGTGTTCCCGATTCTTTGATTGACCGAGCTCAGCAGATTGAGTTGATTGATATCTCTGCGCAAAATCTCATCAAACGTTTAAAAGAAGGTAAAGTCTATCAGGGGGATCGTGCGGCGCGCGCGGAAGAAAATTTCTTTAAAGAAACCCATTTGTTGGCTTTGCGAGAACTCTCTTTGCGCTATACGGCTGAACGAGTTGATCAGGATCTGCAAGACAGCATGATTGTGCAAAGGGTTGAGGGGCCTTGGAACACCCAAGAGCGTCTATTGGTGGCAGTCAGTCACAGTCCTTATTCTGCACGGTTAATTCGTGCGACTCGCAGGAAAGCTTATAATCTTGAATCACCTTGGATCGCTCTTTATGTCGATTCAGGAATTCAATTGGAGCGCGATGATCAGGCCATGCTTGCCAAGAACTTAAACCTTGCGCGGGAGTTGGGTGGCGAAGTTGTTTCGGTAAAAGATGCGAATGTGGCAGAGGCTCTTCAACGCTTTGCCCATGAGCGCAATGTCACTCAGATTATCATGGGACGTCCTGAAAGAAACTGGTGGAGCTTTTTATGGAATCGCGGGTCTTTGTTGGACCAATTGGTTCAGAAGACCAGCGCCGTCGATATTCACGTCATTCGTCAAGATCAGGAAGCTGAGAAAAAAACTGAGAGTAGCAAGCGTCGCTGGCAATTTCCAGGAGTTTATGCGCCCGGTGCAATTTATTGGAATACGTTTTGGTTTATTGCGGGTGTCTCCTTTGTCAGCCAACTTCTGGTTTCTTATATTGGTTATCGGTCCGTAGGATTCATTTACCTGCTGTGCATTTTGGTGATGGGATTTATTGCGACATTGGGGCCTGTACTCTTTGCCGCGTGTTTGAGTTCCTTGGTTTGGAATTTTCTTTTTATTCCGCCTCTTTTTACCTTTGCAATTTCAGCGCCTGAAGATGTGATGATGGTGCTGGCTTATTTCTTTGTTGCCCTCATGGGGGGTATGCTGACTTCAAAAATTCGCAGTCGCGACCGAGATCTTGTTAAAAGGGATGAGTACAATCGTGCGTTGTATGAGCTGGTCAAAGAGATGGCGGCCTCATTGACTGTCACGGAAGCTTGCTTCAGTGCTGAGCAAAATTTGGAAGCAATGCTGAATGGGAAGATTAAAGTTATTTTAACCGATTCAGAAGGTAAACTGGTTCGGAAGACTTACAATTCGGCCAAGCTTGATGAGAAGGATTTAGCCCTTGCTTTATGGTCTTTCGAGAATAAGAAGAAGGCCGGTTGGAAGACAGATACTTTGGCAGAGTCCCGTTGTTTGAGTTTGCCGCTCAAAGGGAAAGAGAACCTTGTCGGTATTTTGCTATTCTATCCCCGCAAGAGTGAAGTTCTTACTTTGGATCAAGAGAATCTTTTGGAGACAATTGTTGTGCAGCTAGCGATGGTTGTTGAGCGTCTGGGACTGCAAGAAAAGTTACAGAGTATTAAAATTTTTGAAGCATCAGAACGTTTGCATCAGGCCTTATTGAATTCTGTCTCACATGAGTTGCGAACACCGTTGACCGCTATTATTGGCTCAGCCTCGGCATTGCAAGACGAACAGGTCAGTGCACAGGCCTCTGTGCGTAAGCAACTGGTGCAGGCTTTAATGGAATCCTCGCATCGGCTGGATCAGGTCGTGGAGAATCTCTTGGATATGTCGCGGTTGAATTCAGGTGTTTTGACTCCAAAGAAAGAATGGATTGATTTGGTTGATGTGATTGAGGGAGTTGCACGTAAGGCTCAGCATGCAGTGACCGCTCATCATCTAAAGATTGTGACAAAGATCGATGAGTGTTTGATTCAAGTTGATGAGCGACTGATGGAGCACGTTTTATTGAATCTTATAACCAATGCAGCTCGATATTCTGCACCCGGAACTAATATTTTAGTGCAACTGGAGCGCGAGGGGCGAAGAGTCATCGTGCGCGTCGTGGATGAGGGACCTGGAATTCCTGTTGGAAATATAGGCAAGATTTTTGAAGCTTTTTATCGTGTCCCAGGAAGCCCGGCTGGTGGCGTGGGCTTGGGATTGGCTATTGTAAAAGCATTTGTTGAAGCTCATAAAGGGCGGGTTTATGCTGGTAATCGTACTGATAGATCAGGTGCTGAATTTGTCGTAGAGCTTCCCTATGAGGAGCCTCCGCGGCAACTGTTGGAGGGGCGATAA
- the kdpC gene encoding potassium-transporting ATPase subunit KdpC codes for MKNLFIGIRIFVVLSVLTGVAYPLLITGIGQGLFSRQAGGSLIYQDNILVGSDLLAQKFQKKSYFWPRPSAADYNGSSSAASNQSVGNEALLKAVAERKTQGLTRDLLYASGSGLDPHISPAAANDQVERIVGERKLNLEQRDLVLKLVRDYTEARQWGFLGEPRVNVLKLNLALDTTLGKVL; via the coding sequence ATGAAGAATCTATTTATTGGAATTAGAATTTTTGTAGTTTTGAGTGTTTTGACGGGAGTTGCTTATCCGTTGCTGATCACAGGAATCGGGCAGGGTTTGTTTTCTCGCCAAGCTGGAGGATCTTTGATTTACCAAGACAATATCCTGGTTGGATCGGATTTGCTGGCACAGAAGTTTCAAAAGAAAAGTTACTTTTGGCCGCGCCCCTCAGCAGCTGATTATAACGGATCCAGTTCCGCAGCGAGCAATCAATCTGTGGGTAATGAGGCATTGTTGAAAGCTGTTGCCGAGCGCAAGACTCAGGGGTTAACCAGAGATCTTCTCTATGCGAGCGGGAGTGGTTTGGATCCGCATATTAGCCCTGCCGCGGCAAATGATCAGGTCGAGCGAATTGTTGGGGAGCGCAAGCTAAATTTGGAGCAAAGAGACTTGGTTCTTAAACTTGTTCGCGATTATACTGAAGCTCGTCAGTGGGGGTTCTTAGGTGAGCCTCGGGTGAACGTTTTGAAATTGAACCTAGCGTTGGACACCACTTTGGGTAAAGTATTATGA